In a genomic window of Cuculus canorus isolate bCucCan1 chromosome 4, bCucCan1.pri, whole genome shotgun sequence:
- the HAND2 gene encoding heart- and neural crest derivatives-expressed protein 2 — MSLVGGFPHHPVVHHEGYPFAAAAAAAAAAATRCGHEENPYFHGWLISSHPEMSPPDYSMALSYSPEYANGAPGMDHSHYGGVPPGNGPPGLGGPRPVKRRGTANRKERRRTQSINSAFAELRECIPNVPADTKLSKIKTLRLATSYIAYLMDLLAKDDQNGEAEAFKAEIKKTDVKEERRKKELNEILKSTVSSNDKKTKGRTGWPQHVWALELKQ; from the exons ATGAGTCTAGTGGGCGGCTTCCCCCACCACCCGGTGGTGCACCATGAAGGCTACCCTttcgccgccgccgccgctgccgccgccgccgccgccacccgCTGCGGCCACGAGGAGAACCCTTACTTCCACGGCTGGCTCATCAGCAGCCACCCGGAGATGTCCCCCCCCGACTACAGCATGGCTCTGTCCTACAGCCCCGAGTACGCCAACGGGGCGCCGGGCATGGACCACTCCCATTACGGGGGGGTGCCGCCCGGGAACGGCCCGCCCGGGCTCGGGGGGCCCCGGCCGGTGAAGCGCAGGGGCACGGCGAACCGCAAGGAGCGGCGCAGGACTCAGAGCATCAACAGCGCCTTCGCGGAGCTGCGGGAGTGCATCCCCAACGTGCCCGCGGACACCAAGCTCTCCAAGATCAAAACCCTCCGCCTGGCCACCAGCTACATCGCCTACCTcatggacctgctggccaaggATGACCAGAACGGGGAGGCGGAGGCCTTCAAGGCAGAGATCAAGAAGACAGACgtgaaggaggagaggagaaagaaagagctg AACGAAATCTTGAAAAGCACAGTTAGCAGCAACGATAAGAAAACCAAAGGGAGGACTGGCTGGCCGCAGCATGTCTGGGCTTTGGAGCTCAAGCAGTGA